In Balaenoptera acutorostrata chromosome 19, mBalAcu1.1, whole genome shotgun sequence, the following proteins share a genomic window:
- the CCDC8 gene encoding coiled-coil domain-containing protein 8 — translation MLQIGEDVDYLLIPREVRLAGGVWRVISKPATKEAEFRERLIQFLEEEGRTLEDVARIIEKSTPHPPQPPKKPKGPRMRRVQQMVTPPPRLVVGTYDSSNASDSEFSDFETSRDKGDKGHKGTGHGRKVRKMPVSYLGSKFLGSDLESEDDEELVEAFLRRGEKKPSVPPARRRVNLPVPMFEDNPVPQLSKADRWREYVSQVSWGKLKRRVKGWAPRSSPGVGEAWQASTRLERDGASVPRSASLGDNVGNAGDGPVPESPPRRWRPKINWASFRRRRREEAAARVQGAEAIDEQRVEAVDNQRVEAVDNQRAGAIAVQGAEALDNQRAEAIAVQGAEALDNQRAEAPAVQRVEALDNQRAEASAVQRVEDADNQRAEAPDVQGAEAVSDGAEAISDQRAEAANNQRAETPAVQGVESSAAGRAPGVTPGSRTRKQVKTVRFQTPGRFSWFRKRRRAFWHTPRLPTLPKRVPRAGGARSLRVLRAEARAEAEHGEQEDQL, via the coding sequence ATGCTGCAGATCGGGGAGGACGTGGACTATTTGCTCATCCCCCGCGAAGTCCGGCTGGCGGGAGGCGTCTGGAGGGTCATCTCGAAGCCCGCCACCAAGGAGGCGGAATTTCGGGAGCGGCTGATCCAGTTTCTGGAGGAAGAAGGCCGCACCCTGGAGGATGTGGCCCGCATCATTGAGAAGAGCACCCCGCATCCAccccaaccccccaaaaaacccaaggGGCCCCGGATGAGGAGAGTCCAGCAGATGGTGACCCCACCTCCCCGGCTGGTCGTGGGCACTTATGACAGCAGCAACGCCAGTGACAGCGAGTTCAGCGACTTCGAGACCTCCAGAGACAAGGGTGACAAGGGCCACAAAGGCACAGGGCATGGCAGGAAGGTGCGCAAAATGCCTGTCAGTTACCTGGGCAGCAAATTCCTTGGGAGCGACCTGGAGAGCGAGGATGATGAGGAACTGGTGGAGGCCTTCCTCCGGCGAGGGGAGAAGAAGCCCAGCGTGCCGCCAGCCCGCCGCCGGGTGAACCTGCCAGTGCCCATGTTTGAGGACAACCCGGTGCCCCAGCTGTCCAAAGCGGACAGGTGGCGGGAGTATGTCAGCCAGGTGTCCTGGGGGAAGCTGAAGCGGAGGGTGAAGGGCTGGGCACCGAGGTCCAGCCCAGGGGTGGGTGAAGCCTGGCAGGCCTCTACCAGGTTGGAGAGGGATGGTGCATCAGTGCCACGCAGCGCCAGCCTGGGGGATAATGTGGGAAATGCAGGAGATGGGCCCGTGCCTGAGAGCCCTCCAAGACGGTGGAGGCCTAAGATCAACTGGGCCTCATTCCGGCGTCGCAGGAGAGAGGAAGCAGCAGCCAGAGTTCAGGGGGCAGAGGCTATAGATGAGCAGAGAGTGGAGGCTGTAGATAATCAGAGGGTGGAGGCTGTAGATAACCAAAGAGCAGGGGCCATAGCTGTCCAGGGGGCAGAGGCTCTGGACAATCAGAGGGCAGAGGCCATAGCTGTCCAGGGGGCAGAGGCTCTGGACAATCAGAGGGCAGAGGCCCCAGCTGTCCAGAGGGTAGAGGCTCTGGACAATCAGAGGGCAGAGGCCTCAGCTGTCCAGAGGGTAGAGGATGCAGATAATCAGAGGGCAGAGGCACCAGATGTCCAGGGAGCAGAGGCTGTATCTGATGGGGCAGAGGCCATATCTGACCAGAGGGCAGAAGCTGCAAATAATCAGAGGGCAGAGACCCCAGCTGTCCAGGGAGTTGAATCCTCAGCTGCTGGGAGGGCCCCAGGGGTCACCCCAGGATCTAGGACCCGGAAACAGGTCAAGACAGTGAGGTTCCAGACCCCTGGACGCTTTTCATGGTTTCGAAAGCGCCGGAGAGCCTTCTGGCACACTCCCCGGTTGCCCACCCTGCCCAAGAGAGTCCCCAGGGCAGGCGGGGCTAGGAGCCTCAGGGTCCTGAGGGCTGAGGCCAGAGCAGAGGCAGAGCACGGAGAGCAGGAAGACCAGCTGTGA